In Capsicum annuum cultivar UCD-10X-F1 chromosome 7, UCD10Xv1.1, whole genome shotgun sequence, one genomic interval encodes:
- the LOC107852042 gene encoding probable sugar phosphate/phosphate translocator At3g14410 isoform X2, with amino-acid sequence MFAMTLWLGNTAYLYISVSFAQMLKAIMPVAVFILGVAAGLEMMSCRMLLIMSVISFGVLVASYGEIDINWVGVVYQMGGVVGEALRLIFMEILVKRKGLKLNPISVMYYVSPCSALCLLVPWIFLEKPKMDEQRSWSFQPLILTLNSLCTFALNLSVFLVIQHTSALTIRVAGVVKDWVVVLLSALLFADTKLTLINLFGYAIAIAGVAAYNNHKLKNGTPQASSDKSEPTQSVPLIQSSDSNK; translated from the exons ATGTTTGCAATGACACTTTGGCTTGGAAACACTGCCTACCTCTACATTTCTGTTTCGTTTGCTCAGATGTTGAAGGCAATCA TGCCAGTAGCAGTTTTCATTCTGGGAGTTGCTGCAGGACTCGAAATGATGAGCTGCAGGATGCTTCTCATAATGTCAGTAATCAGTTTCGGTGTACTTGTGGCTTCTTATGGGGAAATAGATATCAACTGGGTAGGTGTCGTCTATCAAATGGGAGGTGTTGTTGGCGAAGCTTTGAGGCTTATATTTATGGAGATTCTGGTGAAGCGAAAAGGCCTGAAGCTCAATCCCATATCTGTCATGTACTATGTTAGCCCATGCAG TGCTCTTTGTCTTTTAGTTCCATGGATCTTTTTGGAGAAACCTAAGATGGATGAACAGAGGTCATGGAGCTTTCAACCTCTTATTCTAACCCTAAATTCTCTATGTACCTTTGCCCTGAATCTGTCAGTTTTTCTGGTGATTCAACATACAAGTGCCCTGACAATTCGTGTTGCTGGAGTCGTCAAAGATTGGGTGGTTGTTCTTCTATCCGCACTACTTTTTGCTGATACGAAATTGACACTGATTAATCTTTTTGGTTATGCTATTG CTATTGCAGGTGTAGCTGCATATAATAATCACAAGCTAAAAAATGGAACTCCCCAAGCAAGTTCAGACAAGTCTGAACCCACTCAATCTGTACCTTTAATACAATCTTCAGATTCTAACAAGTAG
- the LOC107852042 gene encoding probable sugar phosphate/phosphate translocator At3g14410 isoform X1, with protein sequence MADPQRKWVSDDVLTYTYLLLYIALSSGQIFFNKWVLSSKEINFPYPLGLTLLHMIFSSVLCFVVTKVLKIMKVEEGMTLDIYLSSVIPIGAMFAMTLWLGNTAYLYISVSFAQMLKAIMPVAVFILGVAAGLEMMSCRMLLIMSVISFGVLVASYGEIDINWVGVVYQMGGVVGEALRLIFMEILVKRKGLKLNPISVMYYVSPCSALCLLVPWIFLEKPKMDEQRSWSFQPLILTLNSLCTFALNLSVFLVIQHTSALTIRVAGVVKDWVVVLLSALLFADTKLTLINLFGYAIAIAGVAAYNNHKLKNGTPQASSDKSEPTQSVPLIQSSDSNK encoded by the exons ATGGCGGATCCACAGAGAAAATGGGTGAGCGACGATGTGTTAACATACACATATCTTCTCCTTTACATTGCACTCTCTAGTGGCCAGATCTTCTTCAATAAG TGGGTTTTGTCTTCAAAAGAAATAAACTTTCCCTATCCCCTTGGATTGACTTTGCTTCACATGATCTTCTCCTCAGTTCTATGTTTTGTGGTTACCAAGGTTCTCAAG ATAATGAAGGTTGAGGAAGGGATGACTCTAGATAT ATACCTTAGTTCGGTCATACCAATTGGTGCAATGTTTGCAATGACACTTTGGCTTGGAAACACTGCCTACCTCTACATTTCTGTTTCGTTTGCTCAGATGTTGAAGGCAATCA TGCCAGTAGCAGTTTTCATTCTGGGAGTTGCTGCAGGACTCGAAATGATGAGCTGCAGGATGCTTCTCATAATGTCAGTAATCAGTTTCGGTGTACTTGTGGCTTCTTATGGGGAAATAGATATCAACTGGGTAGGTGTCGTCTATCAAATGGGAGGTGTTGTTGGCGAAGCTTTGAGGCTTATATTTATGGAGATTCTGGTGAAGCGAAAAGGCCTGAAGCTCAATCCCATATCTGTCATGTACTATGTTAGCCCATGCAG TGCTCTTTGTCTTTTAGTTCCATGGATCTTTTTGGAGAAACCTAAGATGGATGAACAGAGGTCATGGAGCTTTCAACCTCTTATTCTAACCCTAAATTCTCTATGTACCTTTGCCCTGAATCTGTCAGTTTTTCTGGTGATTCAACATACAAGTGCCCTGACAATTCGTGTTGCTGGAGTCGTCAAAGATTGGGTGGTTGTTCTTCTATCCGCACTACTTTTTGCTGATACGAAATTGACACTGATTAATCTTTTTGGTTATGCTATTG CTATTGCAGGTGTAGCTGCATATAATAATCACAAGCTAAAAAATGGAACTCCCCAAGCAAGTTCAGACAAGTCTGAACCCACTCAATCTGTACCTTTAATACAATCTTCAGATTCTAACAAGTAG